Genomic DNA from Chlorocebus sabaeus isolate Y175 chromosome 6, mChlSab1.0.hap1, whole genome shotgun sequence:
CTGATGTGAGTTCTGGAACTGGACTGGGTTCCAGAAACAGGCTGGGTTCCAGAACTAAGGTGGGCTCCAGGGCCGGGCTGAATTCTTGAGCCAGTCTGGGTTTCAGGGCTGAGCCCAGTTTCAGAGCTGGACTGGGTTCCGGAGCTAAGGCGGGCTCCGGAGTCGGGCTGAATTCTTGAGCTGAGCTGGGTTCCAGAGCTGAGCTGGGTTCCAGAGCTGGGCTGAGCCTCAGAGCTGAGCCCAGTCTCAGGACTGGACTGGGTTCTGGAGCTAAGATGAGCTCCGAGGCTGAGCTGAATTCTTGCACGGGCCTGGGTCCCAGAGCTGAGCTGGTTTCCAGAACCGGTCTGAGTTCTGGAGCTGGGATGGGCTCCAGTAATCAGCTGCGTTCCAGAACTAAGCTGACTTCCACAGCTGGCTTGAATTCTTGAGCTTATCTGGGTCCCAGAGCTGGGCTGAGTTCCAAAGCTAGGCTGACTTCCAGAGCTGGTCTGCTCCCCAAAGTCTAGTTGAATACCAGAGCTCTCTGGGGCTGTGGTCTGGAGCTGGTATCTAGAACCTGGCAGGGTTTTAGAGGCGAATTGAGTCCCAGAGGCTGGTCGAGCTCCTGGGCAGCGCTGGGTCCTGGAGCTGGGCCTGCTGTCAGAACTAGACAGGGCTGTGGAGCTTAACTCTGTTGCTGCAATGGCCTGGGTCCCAGGACTAGGTAGGACTCCCGAGCTTAGTTGGATTCTGGAACTTGGCTGGGTCTCAGCCACTGTCTGTATTTTGGAGCTGGCCGGGATTTCAGAACCAGCCTGTGCTCCAGAACTGAGCTGAGTTCTAGAATTGAGTGCAGCGTCTGGGCTGGAGCTTGGCCAGGCCTTGAAATTGGTCTGCATTCTAGAGCTGACCTGCATTCTGCAGGGAGAGTGGGGCTTGGCACCAAGCTGTGTGCTGGAGCTGGGCCTTGCTTCCAAGATGGATGAGGTTCCAGAGCTGCTCTGAATCCTGGAGTTGGGCCTGGTTGTAGCACTAGGTGAGGTTCTAGAGCTGGGCTCAGTCTCAGAGCTGGAATTGTCACTGGCGCTGGACTGGGCTGCAGGGTGGGGATGGGTGCTTGGACGCAACTGGGCTTGGGATCTGGACTGGGCAGTTGCGTGGACCTGGGTTTCTGAGCTGGTCTGAGTTCTTGAATAGGATTTGGTTTCGGAGCTGTCTCTGAATCCTGAGCTGGCTGGGGTTCCAGAGCTGGGTTGCTTCATGAATCTCACATGGGTTCCAAAATTAACTGGGGTTCTGGAGCTAGACCGAGTGTCCAGGTGTGGCTGCATTGTGGAGCTGTCCAGAGTTCCAGAGTCAGCTCGAGTTTTCAAGCAGGGCTTGGTCTCTGAACTAGCCTGGATTCTGGAACTGGGATTGGTCTCCAAGCTGGTCTGGGTCTTAAAATTTGTCTGGGTTCCAGAGCTTGGCTTGTTGTCAGGGCTCAGCTGGATTCTAGAGATGAGCTTCATCTCAGAGCTGGCCTGGGCTTCAGAGCAGGGCTTGGTCTCAGATCTCATCTGGGTTCTAGAGCTGGGCTTGGCCTCAGAGGTGGCTTGAGTTCTAGAACAGGGCTTGTTCTCAATGCTGGGCTTGGTCTCAGAGCTTATCTGGGTTCTAGAGCTGGGCTTAGTCTCAGGGCTGGCCTGAGTTCTAGAGCTGGGCTTGGCCTCAGAAGTGGCCTGAGTTCTAGAACAGGGCTTGGTCTCAATGCTGGGCTTGGTCTCTGAACTTATCTGGGCTCTAGAGCTGGGCTTGGTCTCAAAGCTCATCTGGTTTCTAGAACTGGGTTTGGTCTCAGAGCTGGCCTGGGCTCTAGAACAGGACTTAGTCTCAATACTAGGCATGGTCTCAGAGTTCATCTGAGTTCTAGAGCTGAGCTTAGTCTCAGAGCCCATCTGAGTTCTAGAGCTGAACTTAGTCTCAGAGCTCATCTGGGTTCTAGGGTTGGGCTTGGTCTCAGAGCTGGCCTGAGTTCTAGAACAGGGCTTGGTCTCAATGCTGGGCTCATTCTCAGAGCCCATCTGGGTTCTAGAGCTGAGCTTGGCCTCAGGACTGGCCTGGGCTCTAGAACAGGGCTTGGTCTCAATACTGGGCTCGGTCTCAGAGTTCATCTGAGTTCTAGAGCTGAGCTTAGTCTCGGAGTCCATCTGGGTTCTAGAGCTGGGTTTGGCCTCAGAGGTGGCCTGAGTTCTAGAACAGGGCTTGGTCTCTATGCTGGGCTTGGTTTCAGAGCCCATCTGGGTTCTAGAGCTGGGCTTGGCCTCGGAGCTGGCCTGAGTTTTAGAACAGGGCTTGGTCTCTATGCTGGGCTCAGTCTCAGAGCCCATCTGGGTTATTGAGCTGGGCATGGTCTCAGAGCCCATCTGGGTTCTCGAGCTGGGCATGGTCTCAGAGCCCATCTGGGTTCTCGAGCTGGGCATGGTCTCAGAGCCCATCTGGGTTCTTGAGCTGGGCATGGTCTCAGAGCTCATCTGGGTTCTAGAGCTGGGCTTGGTCTCAGGGCTGGCCTGAGTTTTAGAACACGGCTTGTTCTCAATGC
This window encodes:
- the GIPC3 gene encoding PDZ domain-containing protein GIPC3 isoform X3; the protein is MEGAAAREARGAEAPRASAPPPAPSEPPAVPRARPRLVFRTQLAHGSPTGKIEGFTNVRELYAKIAEAFGIAPTEILFCTLNSHKVDMQKLLGGQIGLEDFIFAHVRGETKEVEVTKTEDALGLTITDNGAGYAFIKRIKEGSIINRIEAVCVGDSIEAINDHSIVGCRHYEVAKMLRELPKSQPFTLRLVQPKRAFDMIGQRSRSSKCPIEAKVTSGRETLRLRSGGAATVEEAPSEFEEEASQKVDDLLESYMGIRDPELGKGPGVHHGGDVQEDSERPGVCALFRLRLGRVRLPRRICGGGVGRHQRGQGGLWLVCPGGAQHSPSLEPRPLPRPCSRTQPRSEAKFLSRAQSNLEPQPSSRTQPFSRIQPRSEAKLCARAQVSSETKPSIENKPCSKTQASPETKPSSRTQMSSETMPSSRTQMGSETMPSSRTQMGSETMPSSRTQMGSETMPSSITQMGSETEPSIETKPCSKTQASSEAKPSSRTQMGSETKPSIETKPCSRTQATSEAKPSSRTQMDSETKLSSRTQMNSETEPSIETKPCSRAQASPEAKLSSRTQMGSENEPSIETKPCSRTQASSETKPNPRTQMSSETKFSSRTQMGSETKLSSRTQMNSETMPSIETKSCSRAQASSETKPSSRNQMSFETKPSSRAQISSETKPSIETKPCSRTQATSEAKPSSRTQASPETKPSSRTQISSETKPSIENKPCSRTQATSEAKPSSRTQMRSETKPCSEAQASSEMKLISRIQLSPDNKPSSGTQTNFKTQTSLETNPSSRIQASSETKPCLKTRADSGTLDSSTMQPHLDTRSSSRTPVNFGTHVRFMKQPSSGTPASSGFRDSSETKSYSRTQTSSETQVHATAQSRSQAQLRPSTHPHPAAQSSASDNSSSETEPSSRTSPSATTRPNSRIQSSSGTSSILEARPSSSTQLGAKPHSPCRMQVSSRMQTNFKAWPSSSPDAALNSRTQLSSGAQAGSEIPASSKIQTVAETQPSSRIQLSSGVLPSPGTQAIAATELSSTALSSSDSRPSSRTQRCPGARPASGTQFASKTLPGSRYQLQTTAPESSGIQLDFGEQTSSGSQPSFGTQPSSGTQISSRIQASCGSQLSSGTQLITGAHPSSRTQTGSGNQLSSGTQARARIQLSLGAHLSSRTQSSPETGLSSEAQPSSGTQLSSGTQLSSRIQPDSGARLSSGTQSSSETGLSPETQTGSRIQPGPGAHLSSGTQPVSGTQSSSRTHISSRIWLSPRNGLSPQTPGLDPRIQLEAPAATQPQAPGPPPRDPTPAPSKDPQPLPQPQGQVRGTQASLGPIPGLSLASYLAPQPQVSSTPQKPAVSPKPQVGPQKSTPPTISVTLSPAPRGLLSSQLSESPALAPAPSPTLEEPGPHPYRGGS